In a genomic window of Zingiber officinale cultivar Zhangliang chromosome 9B, Zo_v1.1, whole genome shotgun sequence:
- the LOC122023682 gene encoding F-box/kelch-repeat protein SKIP11-like: MLEDRHYLISRVFEGSSDQESNWHYLAYHFHESLNTKKRVLDEGLAEVEEERGKRKKSLHQPVSPDPGDMNQSADDSDDHTSNEAHSNSNILNRLTGDLIMTCFLHLSRSDYGAVASVNHAFRLMIRDLYKHRRQQGISEHWVYFSCTALQWQAFDPYRKRWIKVPPMPASLTETFTFSDKESLAVDTDLLVFGREMTSSVVFRYSILSNSWSPGVVMNSPRCLFGSASLGGKAIIAGGITNNGEILNSAELYDSETRNWEALPPMNRARKMCSGVFMDGKFYVIGGMANEREVLTCGEEYDMKRGSWKLIPNMSAGLSGENGAPPLVAVVNNVLYAARYADNVVMKYNKENNKWEWLGKLPERSDSMNGWGIAFRACGERLIVIGRRGPRGGMIELNSWVPNGGQPEWKTIAIMQSGDFVFNCAVMGC, translated from the coding sequence ATGTTGGAAGACCGCCATTATTTGATCTCCAGGGTGTTTGAGGGCAGTTCTGACCAAGAATCCAATTGGCATTACCTGGCTTATCACTTCCATGAGTCCTTGAACACCAAGAAACGGGTATTAGACGAAGGATTGGCAGAAGTGGAGGAAGAACGAGGTAAAAGGAAGAAATCTCTGCACCAACCTGTTAGCCCCGACCCGGGAGATATGAATCAATCTGCCGACGATTCTGATGATCACACAAGCAATGAGGCACACAGTAATTCAAACATCTTGAACAGGCTCACTGGGGATTTAATAATGACATGCTTTCTGCACCTTTCTCGGTCTGATTATGGTGCAGTTGCATCTGTCAACCATGCCTTCCGCTTGATGATTCGGGATCTCTACAAGCACCGACGCCAGCAGGGGATATCTGAACACTGGGTCTATTTCTCATGCACTGCCCTGCAATGGCAGGCATTTGATCCGTATCGCAAACGCTGGATAAAAGTTCCTCCGATGCCTGCTAGTCTTACTGAAACATTTACCTTTTCAGACAAGGAATCGCTTGCCGTGGACACGGATCTCCTGGTTTTTGGACGGGAGATGACTTCTTCTGTTGTTTTCAGATATAGCATTTTGAGCAACTCTTGGTCCCCAGGAGTTGTTATGAACTCACCAAGATGTCTGTTTGGATCAGCTAGCCTTGGGGGAAAGGCTATTATCGCTGGTGGCATTACCAATAATGGCGAGATTCTGAACTCCGCAGAGCTGTATGATTCAGAAACTCGGAATTGGGAGGCCCTTCCTCCCATGAATAGAGCAAGGAAGATGTGTTCAGGGGTGTTCATGGATGGCAAATTTTATGTTATTGGTGGAATGGCTAATGAAAGGGAGGTGTTGACATGCGGGGAAGAGTACGACATGAAGCGAGGCTCATGGAAACTGATTCCAAACATGTCTGCTGGTCTCAGTGGTGAGAATGGCGCACCACCACTTGTAGCTGTGgtgaacaatgtgctgtatgcAGCTCGCTACGCTGACAATGTTGTGATGAAGTATAACAAGGAGAATAATAAATGGGAATGGCTGGGAAAGTTGCCCGAGAGATCTGACTCAATGAACGGCTGGGGCATTGCCTTCCGAGCCTGCGGCGAACGATTAATAGTTATTGGGCGCCGAGGACCTCGCGGAGGGATGATTGAATTAAATTCTTGGGTTCCGAACGGAGGGCAACCTGAGTGGAAGACTATTGCCATTATGCAATCTGGTGACTTTGTTTTCAACTGTGCTGTCATGGGCTGCTGA